From a region of the Methanoculleus receptaculi genome:
- a CDS encoding archaeosine biosynthesis radical SAM protein RaSEA, with the protein MLSQLTEKPLASWRGKDRHEGRILDTLTVIFRSGGCSWNRCRMCGYRHERYQDLAGAELAERIIRQVRWVKENFSDDDYQLVKVFTSGSFFDPLEVPPIARDAVAEAFRGKVLIVETRPEYVEADGVREFREGIDTGMHAVPLTIAMGLETTDDLIREKCIDKGFTYADFLRATETAHAAGAGVKAYLLMKPPFLTEREARDDMIRSIRDLAPSVESISMNLCTVQSRTELERLWREHAYRPPYLWSVLDVLIQSPVHVLCDPVGGGQMRGPHNCGACDGPIVKGITDYSLNNDAGLLRALAEMECGCKEEWEFVLEQEEPYCMPLTR; encoded by the coding sequence CGCTGACGGTGATCTTTCGAAGCGGAGGTTGCTCCTGGAACCGCTGCCGGATGTGCGGCTACAGGCACGAGCGTTACCAGGATCTCGCCGGAGCCGAACTTGCCGAACGGATCATCCGCCAGGTTCGCTGGGTGAAGGAGAACTTCTCCGACGACGATTACCAGTTGGTAAAGGTATTCACCTCCGGCAGTTTCTTTGACCCCCTGGAGGTCCCCCCAATCGCGCGAGACGCCGTTGCAGAGGCGTTCCGCGGCAAGGTCTTGATAGTCGAGACACGGCCGGAATACGTCGAGGCCGATGGGGTTCGCGAGTTCCGCGAGGGGATCGATACCGGGATGCATGCCGTGCCGCTCACAATCGCCATGGGTCTTGAGACCACAGACGATCTGATCCGGGAGAAGTGCATAGACAAGGGGTTCACCTACGCAGATTTCCTCCGCGCCACAGAGACTGCGCACGCCGCCGGCGCGGGCGTTAAGGCCTACCTGCTGATGAAACCGCCGTTCCTGACAGAACGCGAGGCGCGTGATGACATGATCCGGTCCATCAGGGATCTCGCCCCTTCGGTCGAGAGCATCTCCATGAACCTCTGCACTGTCCAGAGCAGGACCGAACTCGAGCGCCTCTGGAGAGAGCACGCCTACCGGCCGCCATACCTCTGGAGCGTCCTGGACGTCCTGATTCAGTCGCCGGTGCATGTCCTCTGCGATCCTGTCGGTGGCGGGCAGATGCGCGGCCCGCACAACTGTGGCGCCTGCGACGGCCCGATAGTGAAGGGGATTACTGACTACTCGCTGAACAACGACGCCGGTCTCCTGCGCGCCCTTGCAGAGATGGAGTGCGGCTGCAAAGAAGAGTGGGAATTTGTGCTCGAGCAGGAAGAGCCCTACTGCATGCCGCTTACCCGCTGA
- a CDS encoding ornithine cyclodeaminase, protein MRPCREIELEGHIIDSGIMTMVFDRIMDMGGEFEILTFNVGKLKTDTSYARLRVTAPTEQQLDAILSELHRLGARTPEVSDVILVPAEGDRILPKGFYSTTNHPTYVKYRGEWLPVENIEMDCHIVIDEKENRAICTPISKIRAGDLVVVSETGVRVIYPERPRKSSTFEFMHGTVSSERPSKAIITKIAREILKVKKEGGKIALVGGPAIVHTGAADALATMIRDGYIDVLFAGNALATHDIESNLYGTSLGMEIRTGTLVTGGHKHHIRAISEIMRAGSIKNAVDRGIITGGIMYECVKNEVPFVLAGSIRDDGPLPDVITDVVEAQDAMRRHIHGLSMVVMVGTLLHSIAVGNCLPSYVKTVCVDINPASVTKLMDRGTTQAIGVVSDAGAFLPLLCEQLEELERSQRVSGMQ, encoded by the coding sequence ATGAGACCCTGCCGGGAAATCGAATTAGAGGGGCATATCATCGATTCAGGCATCATGACCATGGTTTTTGACAGGATCATGGACATGGGCGGTGAATTTGAGATTCTTACGTTCAACGTCGGGAAACTGAAGACCGACACCAGTTACGCCCGGTTGCGCGTGACCGCCCCCACCGAACAGCAACTTGACGCCATCCTCTCCGAGCTGCACCGTCTCGGCGCACGCACCCCGGAGGTCAGCGATGTCATCCTTGTACCGGCAGAGGGAGACCGTATCCTCCCGAAGGGGTTCTACTCGACAACCAACCACCCGACCTATGTCAAGTACAGGGGAGAATGGTTGCCGGTCGAGAATATCGAGATGGACTGCCACATCGTGATCGATGAGAAGGAGAATCGTGCGATCTGCACCCCCATATCAAAGATCAGGGCCGGGGATCTCGTCGTGGTCAGCGAGACCGGTGTCAGAGTGATCTACCCCGAGCGCCCCCGGAAGTCCAGCACGTTTGAGTTCATGCACGGAACGGTATCCTCTGAACGCCCTAGCAAGGCGATCATAACAAAGATAGCCCGCGAGATCCTGAAAGTGAAGAAGGAGGGCGGGAAGATCGCGCTTGTCGGCGGTCCTGCCATCGTCCATACCGGAGCGGCCGACGCCCTCGCAACCATGATCCGCGATGGTTATATCGATGTCCTGTTTGCGGGGAACGCGCTTGCCACCCACGATATAGAATCAAACCTCTACGGCACGTCGCTCGGGATGGAGATCAGGACGGGCACGCTTGTCACCGGCGGGCACAAGCATCACATCCGCGCCATCAGCGAGATCATGCGAGCAGGCTCCATAAAGAACGCGGTCGACCGGGGGATCATCACCGGCGGGATCATGTATGAGTGCGTGAAGAACGAGGTCCCGTTTGTGCTTGCCGGCTCCATCCGCGACGACGGTCCGCTTCCGGATGTGATCACGGACGTTGTGGAGGCGCAGGACGCCATGCGTCGGCATATCCATGGTCTCTCGATGGTTGTGATGGTGGGAACACTCCTCCACTCGATCGCCGTCGGGAACTGCCTGCCCTCGTACGTCAAGACCGTCTGCGTCGATATCAACCCCGCTTCGGTGACAAAACTTATGGACCGGGGCACGACACAGGCTATTGGCGTCGTGAGCGACGCAGGGGCGTTCCTCCCGTTGCTCTGCGAGCAACTTGAGGAACTGGAGAGGAGTCAGCGGGTAAGCGGCATGCAGTAG
- a CDS encoding NTP transferase domain-containing protein, translating into MLALIMAGGEGSRLGMGEKPLVNICGRPMVSYVIDAFLAAGYEVVVVASHRTPFTKNWCRAQGVTIYDTKGLGYVEDINAAAADLEEEGKPLFTCVSDLPCLTVDIIADIEAAWRRSGLPACSTWVPRDLCLEHGCRTHYTEVIDGIPACPAGVNILTASREAGIPEEEVQVLLHDRRLAFNINTREELALVQRYLCGKHQG; encoded by the coding sequence ATGCTTGCACTGATCATGGCCGGGGGAGAGGGATCCAGGCTCGGGATGGGTGAAAAACCGCTTGTAAACATCTGCGGGCGACCGATGGTCTCCTATGTGATCGACGCCTTTCTTGCCGCAGGCTATGAAGTGGTCGTTGTGGCCTCGCACCGGACGCCGTTCACAAAAAACTGGTGCCGGGCGCAGGGCGTCACCATCTACGACACAAAGGGGCTTGGCTACGTTGAGGATATCAATGCCGCTGCGGCCGACCTTGAGGAGGAAGGAAAACCCCTCTTCACCTGCGTCTCCGATCTGCCATGCCTCACAGTCGATATCATCGCCGATATCGAGGCCGCCTGGCGCCGCTCGGGGCTGCCGGCATGCTCCACGTGGGTGCCCCGCGATCTCTGTCTGGAACATGGCTGCCGCACACACTACACAGAGGTCATCGACGGCATTCCCGCATGCCCCGCCGGGGTCAACATCCTGACAGCCAGCCGCGAAGCGGGGATACCAGAGGAGGAGGTGCAGGTTCTCCTGCATGACCGGCGCCTTGCCTTCAACATCAACACACGCGAAGAACTGGCACTGGTGCAGCGGTATCTCTGCGGAAAACACCAGGGGTAG
- a CDS encoding pyridoxal phosphate-dependent aminotransferase encodes MQTTKYPQRVAIDMREYLPERAEHGGRVRWHRSRGMRDAVLDFSANMNPYPPDIPWIPDLSALKDYPDDRYEELKEVIARTFGRDAAEVAVGNGSVELIRAFCCAMLGPGDAACIEMPTFAEYGVAVRLAGGRCVTGDDSATVRFLCNPNNPTGTLFSHAEVFRVLDAVAGRGGYLFLDEAFIELADPRQSLVDLPHEKLFVLRSLTKSFAVPGIRFGYGFGSPELIDRIERVRLPWTVNTFAESFAIEAFRHYDRLEESRKRISEERAWLSERLEGLGLVCVPPSANYILVGIPLESGVLSERLLSRGILVRDCRSFGLPRHIRVAVRTREENRQLIEALEACLH; translated from the coding sequence TTGCAGACGACAAAATATCCTCAAAGAGTTGCCATCGATATGCGAGAGTATCTTCCTGAGAGAGCAGAACATGGCGGCCGGGTGCGCTGGCATCGCAGCCGCGGGATGAGGGATGCGGTGCTTGACTTCAGCGCGAACATGAACCCATACCCTCCCGATATCCCCTGGATACCGGATCTCTCTGCACTGAAAGATTACCCCGACGACCGGTATGAAGAACTAAAAGAGGTGATCGCCAGGACGTTCGGGCGCGATGCCGCGGAGGTGGCAGTCGGGAACGGATCGGTCGAACTGATCCGCGCGTTCTGTTGCGCGATGCTCGGACCTGGCGACGCCGCCTGTATCGAGATGCCCACGTTTGCCGAGTACGGGGTGGCTGTGAGGCTTGCCGGAGGGAGATGCGTCACAGGGGACGACAGCGCCACCGTTAGGTTTCTCTGCAACCCGAACAATCCCACGGGAACTCTCTTTTCCCACGCAGAAGTCTTCCGGGTGCTCGATGCGGTCGCCGGGCGTGGGGGTTACCTCTTCCTTGACGAGGCGTTCATCGAACTTGCTGACCCCCGCCAGAGTCTGGTCGATCTACCACACGAGAAACTCTTCGTGCTGCGATCCCTGACAAAGAGTTTTGCCGTCCCTGGGATCCGGTTCGGATACGGGTTTGGCAGCCCTGAACTTATCGATAGGATTGAGAGGGTGCGCCTCCCCTGGACGGTGAATACGTTCGCCGAGTCCTTTGCGATCGAGGCCTTCCGCCACTACGATCGCCTGGAAGAGTCAAGGAAGCGGATTTCAGAAGAAAGGGCCTGGCTTTCTGAGAGGCTGGAGGGTCTCGGTCTCGTCTGCGTCCCACCTTCGGCAAACTACATCCTGGTCGGGATCCCGCTGGAGTCGGGAGTGCTCAGCGAACGGCTCCTCTCGCGGGGCATCCTGGTGCGGGACTGCCGGTCTTTCGGGCTCCCCCGGCACATCCGTGTGGCTGTACGAACCCGTGAGGAGAACAGGCAACTCATCGAGGCTCTTGAGGCATGCTTGCACTGA
- a CDS encoding ribbon-helix-helix domain-containing protein yields MDRITIRLPRQQVEMLEKLVEAGEFPTVSEAVRYSVRALLEKYGDRVMREADQISFNG; encoded by the coding sequence ATGGATCGGATCACTATCAGATTGCCACGACAGCAGGTTGAGATGCTCGAGAAGCTGGTGGAGGCAGGTGAGTTCCCCACGGTATCGGAGGCTGTGCGGTATTCTGTCAGAGCGCTTCTTGAGAAGTATGGAGACCGTGTCATGCGCGAGGCGGATCAGATCTCATTCAACGGTTAG
- the ftsZ gene encoding cell division protein FtsZ, translating to MQTIINEALKHAEREKYLKSETDEVEDDILGQPRIVIVGCGGAGNNTVNRLYHMQVSGAETIAINTDKQHLDMIRADKRVLVGKSLTKGLGAGGFPDIGRRAAEMARPTLETLLCDADLVFITAGMGGGTGTGTAPVIAQIAKDQGAIVVGMVSYPFQVEKARLLRAEEGMEALSNAADSVIVLDNNRLIKFVPNLPLGQAFSVMDQLIAETVKGISETITEPSLINIDYADVRAIMSKGGVAVMLVGESKQQNKAESVVHECLNHPLLDIDYRGATGSLIHITGGNDLTLQDAEEIASSLTYELDPHADVIWGARVNSDFEGRVRVMAIMTGVKSAQILGNHRAYDQALPRPAVSANRRMARDAASGHLIDFI from the coding sequence ATGCAGACTATCATTAACGAAGCGTTGAAGCACGCAGAACGTGAGAAATACCTGAAATCGGAAACGGATGAGGTCGAGGATGACATCCTCGGCCAGCCGCGCATCGTCATCGTGGGGTGCGGTGGTGCGGGGAACAACACAGTCAACCGCCTTTACCACATGCAGGTCAGCGGTGCCGAGACCATCGCGATCAATACGGACAAACAGCACCTGGACATGATCCGCGCCGACAAGCGGGTTCTTGTCGGCAAGTCGCTCACCAAAGGCCTTGGCGCCGGGGGGTTCCCTGACATCGGCAGGCGCGCGGCCGAGATGGCCCGGCCGACCCTGGAGACTCTACTCTGCGATGCGGACCTGGTTTTCATCACCGCCGGTATGGGTGGGGGTACCGGCACGGGCACAGCCCCGGTCATCGCGCAGATTGCAAAGGATCAGGGGGCGATCGTTGTCGGGATGGTCAGTTATCCCTTCCAGGTTGAGAAAGCCCGGCTTCTCCGCGCGGAAGAGGGGATGGAAGCTCTCTCTAACGCTGCCGACTCGGTTATTGTGCTCGACAACAACCGCCTCATCAAATTCGTCCCCAACCTGCCGCTCGGTCAGGCGTTCTCGGTGATGGACCAGCTCATCGCGGAGACCGTGAAGGGCATCAGCGAGACTATCACGGAACCGTCGCTCATAAACATCGATTACGCTGATGTGCGTGCCATCATGAGCAAGGGTGGTGTTGCCGTTATGCTAGTCGGCGAGAGCAAACAGCAGAACAAGGCCGAGAGCGTGGTTCACGAGTGTCTCAACCACCCACTGCTGGACATCGACTACCGTGGAGCAACGGGGAGTCTCATCCACATAACCGGTGGCAACGACCTGACTCTCCAGGACGCAGAGGAGATCGCAAGCTCTCTGACCTACGAACTTGACCCCCACGCGGACGTCATCTGGGGAGCACGGGTGAACAGCGACTTCGAAGGTAGAGTCCGTGTCATGGCGATCATGACCGGTGTGAAAAGTGCACAGATCCTCGGAAACCATCGCGCCTACGATCAGGCCTTACCAAGGCCTGCGGTATCAGCAAACAGGCGCATGGCAAGGGATGCCGCGAGCGGCCACCTTATTGATTTTATCTGA
- a CDS encoding coiled-coil protein translates to MLNDLIEKRKKVLAESEQHKNRRNELNALASKCARERNDLNAQTREYVEEAQRHKEERDRINKDVQALKDERNKYNERANALFEEIEAFKREHGNLQNRGIKELQKQIEHLEFKQQTEVYSTDKERELIEKIKHLKSLVKEQEAEFEQNKEMRAKLAEARELRRRASEIHKEVTEKAELAQQHHDLMVEAYRKADRSREEADRAHQKFVEAQEAADEEHRLFIACQKELRDYDKVISGLRKKTRKTKVTREQKAVRKEAERVFQQFRDGEKITTDDLLLLQRAKLI, encoded by the coding sequence ATGCTGAACGATCTGATTGAGAAACGAAAAAAAGTCCTTGCGGAGTCTGAACAGCACAAAAACCGGCGTAACGAGTTGAACGCACTTGCAAGCAAGTGCGCACGGGAGCGCAATGATCTGAATGCCCAGACCCGCGAATATGTTGAGGAGGCGCAACGGCACAAGGAGGAGCGGGACAGGATAAACAAGGATGTCCAGGCGCTTAAAGACGAGAGAAATAAATATAACGAGCGTGCAAACGCCCTATTTGAGGAGATCGAGGCTTTCAAGAGGGAGCATGGCAACCTCCAAAACCGGGGCATCAAAGAACTGCAGAAGCAGATTGAGCACCTGGAGTTCAAGCAGCAGACCGAGGTCTACAGCACCGATAAAGAACGTGAATTGATCGAGAAGATCAAGCACCTTAAATCGCTGGTGAAGGAACAGGAGGCCGAGTTTGAGCAGAACAAGGAGATGCGGGCGAAGCTTGCTGAGGCACGTGAACTCCGCAGGCGGGCCTCTGAGATCCATAAAGAGGTCACTGAGAAGGCCGAACTTGCACAACAGCACCATGACCTGATGGTTGAGGCCTACCGGAAGGCCGACAGATCTCGCGAGGAAGCCGACCGCGCCCACCAGAAGTTTGTTGAGGCTCAGGAAGCGGCGGACGAGGAGCACAGGTTATTTATCGCCTGCCAGAAGGAACTCCGCGATTACGATAAGGTTATATCGGGTCTCCGGAAGAAGACCAGGAAAACCAAGGTTACCAGAGAGCAGAAAGCCGTCCGGAAAGAGGCGGAACGTGTTTTCCAGCAGTTCCGCGACGGCGAAAAGATCACAACCGATGATCTGCTCCTGCTGCAGCGTGCAAAGCTTATCTAA
- a CDS encoding DUF373 family protein: MAKERTLVLCVDRDDDLGFKAGIEGPIMGREACLHAATSLALADPEDSDINAFFETIKIYDELAARGEEVAIAIICGNHMNLIEGDRRVANGLDTVLKVTDATSCIVVTDGAEDEYVMPVIQSRVPVGSVRRVVVNQMPNLEGTYYILRRLLDDPKVSRIVLVPIGLAMLLYALGYLLGYPEVGIIVVVGVIGIYLLFKGLGIDEFFGYLVNSLKTSLHGGRFTFVSYIAAILLCIVGVIMGLLSLLEYYVPFGIVIQVISFIYGAVAWFIAAGLVASVGKIIDIFLNERETIQRVIALPFFILAIGVIAYGASVYILSISSDIPGFPISSADGVVYIVISIIGGLFCAFFGVYFQSFLGRVLREGELAALKKEA, translated from the coding sequence ATGGCAAAAGAGCGGACGCTTGTCCTCTGTGTTGATCGCGACGATGACCTGGGCTTTAAAGCCGGGATCGAAGGGCCCATCATGGGCAGGGAGGCGTGCCTGCACGCAGCGACCTCGCTCGCCCTGGCCGATCCTGAGGATTCAGATATCAACGCGTTCTTTGAGACCATCAAAATCTATGATGAACTTGCCGCGCGGGGAGAGGAGGTTGCCATTGCTATCATCTGTGGTAATCACATGAACCTGATCGAGGGTGACCGGCGTGTTGCAAACGGTCTTGATACAGTCCTCAAGGTGACTGACGCAACATCCTGTATTGTCGTGACGGACGGTGCCGAGGACGAGTATGTCATGCCGGTCATCCAGTCCCGCGTGCCGGTTGGCAGCGTGCGGAGGGTGGTGGTCAACCAGATGCCAAACCTGGAGGGGACATATTACATCCTGAGACGTTTACTGGACGATCCAAAGGTTTCAAGGATTGTGCTTGTTCCGATCGGGCTTGCCATGCTCCTTTACGCACTGGGCTACCTGCTGGGCTACCCTGAGGTTGGGATCATCGTCGTTGTCGGTGTCATCGGGATCTACCTGCTCTTCAAGGGGCTGGGGATCGACGAGTTTTTCGGCTACCTGGTAAACTCGTTGAAAACATCGCTCCATGGTGGCAGGTTTACGTTTGTCTCCTACATCGCTGCAATACTGCTCTGCATAGTCGGTGTCATAATGGGACTTCTCAGCCTTCTGGAGTATTATGTGCCGTTTGGTATTGTCATCCAGGTTATTTCCTTCATATATGGGGCTGTGGCATGGTTCATTGCCGCAGGCCTGGTTGCGTCGGTGGGAAAGATCATCGATATATTCTTAAACGAGCGTGAGACTATCCAGCGTGTGATTGCTCTGCCGTTCTTCATCCTTGCAATAGGGGTCATCGCCTACGGGGCAAGCGTCTATATACTCTCGATCAGCAGTGATATACCGGGTTTCCCCATATCGAGCGCGGATGGGGTGGTTTACATAGTCATCTCGATCATAGGGGGGCTCTTCTGCGCATTCTTTGGTGTTTACTTCCAGTCATTCCTGGGCCGAGTGCTGAGAGAGGGTGAACTGGCTGCGCTGAAGAAAGAGGCTTGA
- the albA gene encoding DNA-binding protein Alba yields MIKDNTVFVGNKPVMNYVLAVVTQFNNGAEEVAIKARGKAISRAVDTAEIALNRFLANVVKKEILTSTEMIDTDTGKTNVSSIEIILAHQE; encoded by the coding sequence ATGATAAAAGACAACACAGTATTCGTTGGAAACAAACCGGTCATGAACTACGTGCTTGCTGTGGTCACTCAGTTCAACAATGGAGCGGAAGAAGTCGCGATCAAGGCACGCGGAAAGGCTATATCACGTGCGGTCGATACGGCGGAGATCGCACTCAACCGCTTCCTTGCAAACGTGGTCAAGAAAGAGATCCTCACATCGACCGAGATGATCGACACCGATACCGGCAAGACAAACGTATCCAGCATCGAGATAATCCTCGCTCACCAGGAGTGA
- the asd gene encoding aspartate-semialdehyde dehydrogenase — MIDVGVLGATGAVGQRFVQLLEDHPWFNLQTLTASERSAGKPYGRVVNWRLDAPYPDNVSDIVVTPTTVESLKDCDLVFSALPPEVATSLETEIADAGIAVCSNARSHRMDSDVPLVIPEVNPDHLGLIDVQRDRGRDGFIVTNPNCSTIVFVLALAPLRAFEFHDAHVATMQAISGAGFAGIPAMEIYDNVVPYIGSEEEKMETETLKIMGKFDGSEVKPAPFRVSASCHRVPVIDGHTMAVWVDVKEPVAEVKKAYATFKPPFSNLPLQPAKTIELFDQPDRPQPRLDRNRGRGMTVSVGRVRDGLRFVALGHNTIRGAAGASVLNAELIHSRNYL; from the coding sequence ATGATTGATGTAGGAGTGCTTGGTGCCACAGGGGCAGTAGGACAGCGTTTTGTTCAGTTGCTGGAGGATCATCCTTGGTTTAACCTTCAAACCCTCACGGCATCTGAACGAAGTGCAGGAAAACCTTATGGCAGGGTGGTCAACTGGCGGCTTGATGCGCCGTACCCGGACAACGTCAGCGATATCGTTGTCACTCCAACAACCGTCGAGAGCCTGAAAGACTGTGACCTTGTCTTTTCGGCGCTACCCCCGGAGGTGGCAACATCACTCGAGACTGAGATCGCTGACGCCGGCATCGCTGTCTGCAGCAACGCCCGGTCACACCGGATGGATTCTGATGTACCCCTTGTGATCCCGGAGGTTAACCCGGATCACCTGGGACTGATTGACGTTCAGCGTGATCGGGGGCGTGATGGGTTTATCGTGACCAACCCCAACTGTTCGACGATTGTCTTTGTGCTGGCTCTTGCACCCCTGAGAGCGTTTGAGTTTCATGATGCGCATGTGGCAACCATGCAGGCGATCTCAGGTGCCGGGTTTGCCGGTATCCCCGCCATGGAGATTTATGACAACGTTGTCCCATACATCGGCTCTGAAGAGGAGAAGATGGAGACCGAGACGTTGAAGATCATGGGTAAGTTCGACGGCTCCGAGGTGAAGCCGGCTCCCTTCAGGGTGAGTGCCAGCTGCCACAGGGTTCCCGTGATCGATGGCCACACCATGGCCGTCTGGGTCGACGTTAAGGAGCCGGTGGCTGAGGTAAAGAAAGCCTATGCAACATTCAAGCCGCCCTTCAGCAACCTGCCGCTGCAGCCGGCAAAGACGATCGAACTTTTCGACCAGCCCGACCGTCCACAGCCGCGGCTTGACCGTAACCGTGGGCGAGGCATGACAGTCTCTGTCGGCAGGGTTCGCGATGGGTTGCGTTTTGTGGCGCTCGGCCACAACACCATACGTGGAGCTGCAGGTGCATCCGTCCTCAACGCAGAACTGATACATTCAAGGAATTACCTTTGA
- a CDS encoding 4Fe-4S binding protein, with translation MPAVVDTEKCTACEICVDVCPSAAITMVDGKAKVDPDLCVECETCIDECPSGAISME, from the coding sequence TTGCCAGCAGTAGTTGATACCGAGAAATGCACCGCCTGTGAGATCTGTGTGGATGTCTGTCCTTCTGCTGCCATAACCATGGTGGACGGGAAGGCAAAAGTCGATCCTGATCTCTGCGTTGAGTGTGAAACCTGCATCGACGAGTGCCCGTCTGGGGCTATATCCATGGAATAA
- the dapB gene encoding 4-hydroxy-tetrahydrodipicolinate reductase, whose product MAIKAVISGALGRMGGTVGRIISEAHDLELVGGIDVKKGSLFGTEVVPATGIDAFFKEKKPDVLIDFSVAAAAVENIKAAARNNVALVVGTTGFSPAQRKEIESAVEGKVPAVISSNFSVGVNIFWKLVREAARQLGDYDIEVTEAHHRYKKDAPSGTAKTILDILDQELGEREKVYGRVGATERKDEIGVHVIRGGDIVGDHSVLFAGNFECIEISHRAYDRAVFAQGAIRAARWIVGREPRIYTMQDVLGL is encoded by the coding sequence ATGGCCATTAAGGCGGTTATATCCGGCGCCCTCGGGCGCATGGGCGGCACGGTCGGCCGTATAATCAGCGAGGCCCATGACCTCGAGCTGGTCGGCGGGATAGACGTCAAGAAGGGAAGCCTTTTCGGGACGGAGGTGGTCCCGGCAACAGGGATTGATGCATTCTTCAAGGAGAAGAAACCCGACGTTCTCATTGACTTCTCCGTTGCGGCCGCTGCGGTTGAGAACATCAAAGCAGCAGCAAGAAATAATGTGGCACTGGTAGTTGGGACAACCGGGTTTTCGCCAGCACAGCGAAAGGAGATCGAGAGCGCCGTTGAGGGGAAGGTGCCGGCGGTGATATCGAGCAACTTCTCCGTCGGCGTCAATATCTTCTGGAAACTTGTGCGTGAAGCCGCCCGCCAGCTGGGCGACTACGATATTGAGGTCACGGAAGCGCATCACCGCTACAAGAAAGACGCGCCGAGTGGTACGGCAAAGACCATCCTCGATATCCTGGATCAGGAACTCGGGGAACGCGAGAAGGTCTACGGTCGCGTCGGTGCAACCGAACGGAAAGACGAGATCGGCGTTCATGTAATCCGCGGCGGGGATATCGTCGGCGACCATTCCGTTCTCTTTGCGGGCAACTTTGAGTGTATCGAGATCTCGCACCGGGCCTACGATCGTGCTGTCTTCGCACAGGGAGCTATCCGCGCCGCACGCTGGATTGTCGGAAGGGAACCGCGCATATACACTATGCAGGATGTCCTGGGGCTGTGA
- the dapA gene encoding 4-hydroxy-tetrahydrodipicolinate synthase, with amino-acid sequence MFEGVLPAIITPLFRDSNMSLDLDGLESNIESLLQCGVHGIVPCGSTGESATLTFEEHEAVIAKTVEVIDGRVPVLAGTGSNSTAEAMRLTRSAKDAGVDGALIISPYYNKPNRSGLIKHFTKLADLDLPIVMYNVPGRTAQNLQPDLVAELAEHPNIVGIKEASGDITQVSRIVEETQDEDFSVLSGDDAMTLPILAIGGAGVISVAANVEPGLMVEMYESFSAGDLAHAQDLHYTLSPLMRAMFIDTNPIPVKKAVELLGMAAGPVRLPLDELDAARTELLKGVLANYGH; translated from the coding sequence ATGTTTGAGGGAGTCCTTCCGGCAATCATAACCCCATTATTCCGTGACTCAAACATGAGTCTCGATCTCGATGGGCTTGAGTCCAACATTGAGTCGCTTCTGCAATGTGGCGTCCACGGCATAGTGCCCTGCGGCTCAACCGGCGAGTCGGCAACACTCACGTTCGAGGAACACGAGGCGGTTATCGCAAAGACGGTGGAGGTCATCGACGGTAGGGTGCCCGTGCTCGCGGGAACGGGATCTAACAGCACGGCAGAGGCCATGCGCCTGACCCGGTCAGCAAAGGATGCAGGTGTGGATGGCGCGCTTATCATCAGCCCTTACTACAACAAGCCAAACCGTTCAGGGCTTATCAAGCATTTTACAAAACTCGCTGACCTGGATCTACCGATCGTCATGTACAACGTTCCGGGCCGGACAGCGCAGAACCTTCAGCCAGACCTGGTGGCAGAGCTTGCAGAGCATCCAAACATCGTCGGGATCAAAGAGGCAAGTGGAGACATCACCCAGGTCTCCCGTATCGTCGAGGAGACGCAGGACGAGGATTTCAGTGTTCTCTCCGGAGACGATGCGATGACCCTTCCCATCCTGGCCATTGGAGGCGCAGGCGTGATATCGGTCGCCGCGAACGTTGAGCCCGGGCTGATGGTGGAGATGTACGAGTCGTTCAGCGCCGGTGACCTTGCTCACGCACAGGACCTGCACTACACACTCTCCCCACTCATGCGCGCAATGTTCATCGACACAAACCCAATCCCGGTAAAGAAGGCGGTCGAACTCCTCGGGATGGCTGCAGGTCCGGTTAGGCTACCGCTGGACGAACTGGATGCGGCCAGGACAGAACTCCTGAAGGGGGTGCTTGCAAACTATGGCCATTAA
- a CDS encoding 30S ribosomal protein S17e yields MGIKPSYIKNLGEELLVKHDGRFSKDFEENKQAVAGVTVIESKSVRNRVAGYITRKINRRKR; encoded by the coding sequence ATGGGTATAAAGCCGTCATATATCAAGAACCTCGGCGAAGAACTCCTCGTCAAGCACGACGGAAGGTTCAGCAAGGATTTTGAAGAGAATAAGCAGGCGGTAGCCGGGGTTACCGTGATCGAGAGCAAAAGTGTCAGGAACCGGGTTGCCGGATACATCACACGAAAGATAAATAGAAGGAAGCGTTAA